One stretch of Mycobacterium riyadhense DNA includes these proteins:
- a CDS encoding transglycosylase family protein, translating into MADSINWDAIAQCESNDNWAADTGNGRYGGLQMSLDDWRSYGGVGPSPATASRQDQIDVANRIAAKQGISAWGKCSSCSHEAAPTGSLTNIVGVINGKSSCKTG; encoded by the coding sequence ATGGCGGATTCCATCAACTGGGACGCGATCGCGCAGTGCGAATCCAACGACAATTGGGCCGCCGACACTGGTAACGGTCGATACGGAGGCTTGCAGATGAGCCTGGACGATTGGCGATCCTATGGTGGTGTCGGGCCGTCACCGGCGACTGCCAGCCGTCAGGATCAGATCGATGTGGCGAATAGGATTGCTGCCAAGCAAGGAATCAGCGCATGGGGGAAGTGCTCGTCCTGCAGTCATGAGGCAGCTCCCACAGGCTCATTGACCAATATCGTGGGGGTGATCAATGGAAAGAGCAGTTGCAAGACTGGCTAA